One Oreochromis niloticus isolate F11D_XX linkage group LG16, O_niloticus_UMD_NMBU, whole genome shotgun sequence genomic window carries:
- the LOC100693293 gene encoding olfactory receptor 52D1-like, with the protein MDNVSTVSIFNLLAFNDTVNHRAALFSVTLVCYFAILFLNVTVILIIVLDESLHEPMYILVCVCCINGLYGSTGFYPKFLIDLLSSSQVISYTGCLCQAFVMYSFVCSDTSILAVMAYDRYLAICQPLQYHSVMTKKKLSKLVCYSWLTPFCIFSINIVLTDRLIFCGTDIQRLFCVNWLIVKVACPGMDTLVNSAYAYTTLSIYIFHWIFIVWTYIYLVKSCVQSKKDKAKFMQTCVPHLISLVTFFVIVISDLMHMRFASNDVPQSFLNFVAIAVLFIPPVMNPLLYGFKLTKIRNRILVALHIKRC; encoded by the coding sequence ATGGATAATGTTTCTACAGtgagcatttttaatctgttagCATTCAATGATACAGTTAATCACAGAGCTGCTCTCTTTTCTGTCACTCTAGTGTGTTACTTTgcaattttatttcttaatgTCACAGTCATCTTGATTATTGTCTTAGATGAAAGCTTACATGAACCTATGTATATTTTagtatgtgtgtgttgcatCAATGGGCTTTATGGAAGCACAGGTTTCTACCCCAAGTTCCTCATTGACCTCCTTTCATCTTCCCAGGTCATCTCTTATACTGGATGTCTTTGTCAGGCATTTGTAATGTACTCTTTTGTTTGCAGTGACACATCTATTCTCGCAGTCATGGCTTATGACAGGTATTTGGCCATATGCCAGCCACTTCAATACCACTCTGTCATGACGAAGAAGAAGCTTTCCAAACTAGTATGCTACTCTTGGTTAACACCTTTCTGCATTTTCTCCATTAACATTGTGCTGACAGACAGACTGATATTCTGTGGTACAGACATTCAGAGACTCTTCTGTGTTAACTGGCTGATTGTTAAAGTTGCCTGCCCTGGCATGGACACTCTTGTCAATAGTGCCTATGCATATACTACGCTTTCAATATAcatatttcactggatttttATTGTTTGGACTTACATCTATCTTGTTAAATCATGCGTGCAATCAAAAAAGGACAAGGCAAAGTTTATGCAGACATGTGTGCCCCATTTGATCTCTTTGGTTACTTTTTTTGTAATTGTGATTTCTGATTTGATGCACATGCGATTTGCATCAAATGATGTACCTCAAAGTTTTCTAAACTTTGTTGCCATAGCTGTTCTCTTTATTCCTCCAGTTATGAATCCTTTACTTTATGGATTCAAACTAACAAAGATCCGTAACAGAATTCTTGTTGCACTTCATATCAAAAGATGttga